A window from Dromaius novaehollandiae isolate bDroNov1 chromosome 37, bDroNov1.hap1, whole genome shotgun sequence encodes these proteins:
- the GNL3L gene encoding guanine nucleotide-binding protein-like 3-like protein, with protein sequence MEAEPPEEAPPPGPLQRQLRTGEFGLLRRVHVFESDFVQGPGAGKKEPGAPRLQGRQRGAGAAAAARAAELLRRRPGLAGLQDDALRRQRDFERKAVEGAEPAEPRPRAEAALRRYGRELRKVLAASDVVLEVLDARDPQGCRSPRLEAAVRRAGPRKRLVLVLNKIDLVSRDVVAKWLKYLRAEFPTVAFKACTQQQNRNLKQSRVAAATAPAEVLAGAGCVGADCLLRVLANYSRSQDVKTAITVGVVGFPNVGKSSLINSLKRSRACRVGAEPGVTKCLQAVQLDRRLRLLDCPGVVAGGPGAALRGGLWAQRPADPLGPAAAILRRLRPDQVRELYGVPPCEDPRQLLALLARRQGRMRPGGLPDTRAAAAALLRDWTSGKISYYTVPPEAPPAPATLDARVLTALAPALDLEALERGDAEALAALPAVATGISLAPCAPEKEEGSGDEDAQEDEAMEDDDDDGDLELGSVTVELKPRVKGSAAAPPPPPAAPSLEDVAALDPLLQGQGLRAAGKRRRKLQRRAEKLATKLSETLTAAMQL encoded by the exons GGGCCGGGCGCCGGCAAGAAGGAACCTGGCGCGCCGCGGCTGcaggggcggcagcgcggggccggcgcggcggccgcggcgcgggcggcagagttgctgcggcggcggccggggctggcCGGGCTGCAGGACGACGCCCTACGGCGGCAGCGTGACTTCGAGCGCAAG GCGGTGGAGGGGGCGGAGCCGGCCGAGCCCCGTCCCCGGGCCGAGGCGGCGCTGCGGCGCTACGGGCGGGAGCTGCGCAAG GTGCTGGCGGCCTCGGAcgtggtgctggaggtgctgGACGCCCGCGACCCCCAGggctgccgcagcccccggcTGGAGGCCGCCGTGCGCCGTGCTGGCCCCCGCAAGCGCCTCGTCCTCGTCCTCAACAAAATCG ACTTGGTGTCCCGCGATGTGGTGGCCAAGTGGCTCAAGTACCTGCGGGCCGAGTTCCCTACCGTGGCCTTCAAAGCCTGCACGCAGCAGCAGAACCGCAACCTG AAGCAGAGCCGGGTGGCAGCGGCCACGGCGCCGGCGGAGGTGCTGGCTGGGGCGGGCTGCGTGGGGGCCGACTGCCTGCTCCGGGTGCTGGCCAACTACAGCCGCTCGCAGGACGTCAAGACGGCCATCACTGTGGGCGTCGTGG GGTTCCCCAACGTGGGCAAGAGCAGCCTCATCAACAGCCTGAAGCGGAGCCGGGCCTGCCGCGTGGGGGCGGAGCCGGGCGTCACCAA GTGCCTGCAGGCGGTGCAGCTGGACCGGCGGCTGCGGCTCCTGGACTGCCCCGGGGTGGtggcggggggccccggggcggccctgCGCGGGGGCCTCTGGGCCCAGCGCCCCGCCGACCCCCTGGGCCCCGCTGCCGCCATTCTGCGCCGCCTCCGCCCTGACCAG gtgcgGGAGCTGTACGGGGTCCCCCCCTGCGAGGACCCCCGGcagctgctggcgctgctggcccGGCGGCAGGGCCGCATGCgccccggcggcctccccgacacccgcgctgccgccgccgccctgctgcGCGACTGGACCAG cgGGAAGATCTCCTACTACACCGTGCCCCCCGAGGCACCGCCCGCCCCCGCCACGCTGGACGCCCGCGTCCTGACGGCCCTGGCGCCCGCCCTCGACCTGGAGGCCCTGGAGCGGGGGGATGCAGAGGCCCTGGCAG CGCTGCCAGCCGTGGCCACCGGCATCAGCCTGGCTCCCTGTGCCCCGGAGAAAGAGGAGGGCTCGGGTGACGAGGACGCGCAGGAGGATGAGGCCATGgaggacgacgacgacgacggtgACCTGGAG CTCGGGTCGGTGACGGTGGAGCTGAAGCCGCGGGTGAAGGGCAGCGCCGCCgcacccccgccgccccccgccgcccccagcctggAGGACGTGGCCGCCCTCGACCcgctgctgcagggccaggggCTGCGGGCCGCCGGCAAGCGGAGGCGGAAGCTGCAGAGGCGAGCAG AGAAACTCGCCACCAAGCTCTCGGAGACGCTGACGGCTGCCATGCAGCTCTGA